TCGACTCCCCGTCGCCAATGTTTGGCGGCATCGAAAGCCAATCCCCCGAGGCCGCGCAGGCCGCCATGGGCACGACCTTCTTCCACTGGGGCCTGCACCCGTGGGCCATCTACGCCATCGTCGCGCTGGGCCTCGCGTTCTTTTCCTACAACCGCGGCCTGCCGCTCACCATCCGCTCGATCTTCTACCCGTTGCTCGGCGATCGCATCTACGGGTTCTGGGGCAACGTGATCGATATCCTCTCGGTGCTCGCCACGCTCATGGGTCTGGCCACCTCGCTCGGGCTCGGCGTCGCACAGGTCAACGCCGGCCTCAACGCGCTCTTCGGCCTCACCATCAGTCCCGGGATTCAGATCGCGCTCATTGCCGGCATCACCGCCCTCGCCACCTTGTCGGTCATCACCGGTTTGGACAAGGGCGTGAAGTTTCTCAGTGAGCTCAACATGGGATTGGCCGCGCTGCTCATGCTCTTCGTGCTCATCGTGGGACCGACGATCTTCATCCTCAGCGGCTTCACCCAAAGCCTCGGTTTCTACATCGAGAATTTCGCGGAGATGAGCCTCTGGACGGAAACCTTCCGCGGGACCAACTGGCAGGGCAGCTGGACGGTCTTCTACTGGGCCTGGTGGATTTCGTGGTCGCCGTTTGTGGGCATGTTCATTGCCCGCATTTCCAAGGGCCGCACCGTGCGTGAGTTCATCCTCGGGGTCATGATCGTGCCCAGCCTGTTGTCCTTCGTGTGGATGTCGGTCTTCGGCGGCTCGGCGCTCTCGCTGCAGCTCTCCGGTGCGGCCGATATTCTGAGCTCGGTCAACGAGAACGTCGCCACGGCGCTCTTCGCCATGCTCGACCATTTCCCGATCAGCGCGGTGCTCAGCTTCATCGCCATCATCCTGGTGACAGTGTTCTTCGTCACCTCATCCGACTCCGGTTCGCTGGTCGTCGATCACCTCACCTCCGGCGGCAAGCTCGACTCCCCCATCCCGCAGCGCGTGTTCTGGGCGGTGATGGAAGGCGTGGTCGCCGCCGTGCTGCTCATGGGTGGTGGTCTTACCATCCTGCAGACGGCTGCCGTGACGACGGGCCTGCCCTTCGCGTTCGTGCTCCTGCTCATCGTGGTGTCGCTCTACATCGGGCTCTCGCATGAGTCCTACGTCGAGGACGCCGTGAAGGCCAAACTCCAGGACGTGCGCCACCACCACCGCATCGATGAAGTGGTGCAGACCGCCACCGAGGAATGGAAGCAGACGCTGCCCGACATGCTCGAATCAACCTCGTCGTCGGACTCCGATT
This portion of the Actomonas aquatica genome encodes:
- a CDS encoding BCCT family transporter yields the protein MKASPNPEKPKRTLAEKLRHAEKVARAKAIAEREQFRGLQIRPTATLLDGKPAREPGAGNWSRFGFDIHPEVTVTSVFLLAVFITLSLMFHDKAAELAGGFLAWISSTFGWFFILAANVFIGACAFFAFGRFGRIRIGGKDARPEFTTQAWYAMLLSAGMGIGLMFWSVGEPMFHFDSPSPMFGGIESQSPEAAQAAMGTTFFHWGLHPWAIYAIVALGLAFFSYNRGLPLTIRSIFYPLLGDRIYGFWGNVIDILSVLATLMGLATSLGLGVAQVNAGLNALFGLTISPGIQIALIAGITALATLSVITGLDKGVKFLSELNMGLAALLMLFVLIVGPTIFILSGFTQSLGFYIENFAEMSLWTETFRGTNWQGSWTVFYWAWWISWSPFVGMFIARISKGRTVREFILGVMIVPSLLSFVWMSVFGGSALSLQLSGAADILSSVNENVATALFAMLDHFPISAVLSFIAIILVTVFFVTSSDSGSLVVDHLTSGGKLDSPIPQRVFWAVMEGVVAAVLLMGGGLTILQTAAVTTGLPFAFVLLLIVVSLYIGLSHESYVEDAVKAKLQDVRHHHRIDEVVQTATEEWKQTLPDMLESTSSSDSDSPEQPPPPPAKK